Proteins found in one Dryobates pubescens isolate bDryPub1 chromosome 1, bDryPub1.pri, whole genome shotgun sequence genomic segment:
- the AMIGO3 gene encoding amphoterin-induced protein 3 yields MLGRTSLPRQHRGREGRTAARFLSHPVELGCAAEPHKRHLPGTMSRQAPTDLLWPQVVKLVVLLLFQLCAHGHAPHTSSLPRSCPTACICTSDLLSCSRQTLQRVPRALPPTATTLDLSHNALTQLHDRWLAALPHLEALHISHNQIKDLSPQAFHNASYLRHLDMSSNRLHAIETHYFDALVSLEELLLYNNRITRVDENAFTKLSGLRKVYLSWNNLTTFPFHSVQGLGNYSLRTLDLSSNSLSSIPVEELAALPENIRNGLYLHNNPVRCSCPLYLMLQHWKQRGFSSVKDFFEEHTCKVSDDVPRSLIKFLKYNHMFENCSAGPEDTHPVPSPVMVGQTLLLTCNTSLPALATTYMWISPHHEPIKHPGNSNRSLEVYRNGSLKIAAAKPWHSGVYVGLAIHSPRNFSRLCEVNVTVHYPKPDGETFSTGLTTLLGCIVSLVLVIIYLYLTPCRCLSCCKKPAPLSPPQECSAQSSILSTTPPATDGPNRKASAAKHVVFLEPVRETQNGKVRLALGEDLPDPKHPKILQLKSDSESISSVFSDTPIVS; encoded by the coding sequence ATGCTTGGTAGGACCTCCCTACcaaggcagcacagagggagagagggcaggACCGCGGCACGCTTCCTCTCGCATCCTGtcgagctgggctgtgctgctgagccgcACAAGAGGCACCTGCCCGGCACAATGTCCCGACAGGCACCCACGGATCTGCTCTGGCCTCAGGTGGtgaagctggtggtgctgctgctgttccagctGTGCGCCCACGGCCACGCTCCCCACACCTCCTCACTGCCCCGCAGCTGCCCCACCGCCTGCATCTGCACCTCtgacctgctcagctgcagccggCAGACGCTGCAGCGCGTGCCCCGGGCGCTGCCACCCACTGCCACCACGCTGGACCTCAGCCACAAtgccctcacccagctccaCGACCGCTGGCTGGCCGCGCTCCCACACCTCGAGGCCCTCCACATCAGCCACAACCAGATCAAGGACCTTTCTCCGCAGGCTTTCCACAATGCTTCCTACCTGCGGCACCTCGACATGTCCTCCAACCGCCTGCACGCCATTGAGACGCACTACTTCGACGCGctggtgagcctggaggagctgctgctctacaACAACCGCATCACACGAGTGGATGAAAATGCCTTCACCAAGCTGAGCGGCCTGCGGAAAGTCTACCTCAGCTGGAACAACCTGACCACCTTTCCCTTCCACTCGGTTCAGGGGCTGGGCAACTACAGCCTCCGCACACTGGACCTCTCCTCCAACAGCCTGAGCAGCATCCCCgtggaggagctggcagctctgcctgaaaACATCAGGAACGGCTTGTACCTGCACAACAACCCTGTGAGGTGCAGCTGCCCGCTCTACCTGATGCTCCAGCACTGGAAGCAGCGAGGTTTCAGCTCCGTGAAGGATTTCTTTGAGGAACACACCTGCAAGGTGTCTGACGACGTGCCCCGCTCCTTGATCAAGTTCCTCAAATACAACCACATGTTTGAGAACTGCTCAGCGGGCCCTGAAGACAcccaccctgtgccctcccCCGTGATGGTGGGCCAGACCCTCCTGCTCACCTGCAACACCAGCCTGCCAGCCTTGGCCACCACCTACATGTGGATCTCTCCTCACCATGAGCCGATCAAACACCCAGGGAACAGCAACCGCTCCCTGGAGGTTTACCGCAACGGCAGCCTGAAGATCGCCGCAGCCAAGCCCTGGCACTCAGGGGTCTATGTAGGCTTGGCCATCCACAGCCCCCGCAATttcagcaggctgtgtgaagtCAATGTGACGGTGCACTACCCCAAGCCGGATGGGGAGACCTTCAGCACCGGCCTCACAACGCTGCTGGGGTGCATTGTGAGCCTGGTGCTTGTGATCATCTACTTGTACCTCACCCCCTGCcgctgcctgagctgctgcaagaAGCCAGCTCCTCTCAGCCCCCCGCAGGAGTGCAGCGCCCAGTCCTCCATCCTCAGCACCACTCCCCCTGCCACCGATGGCCCGAACCGCAAGGCCAGCGCCGCCAAGCACGTGGTCTTCCTCGAGCCTGTCAGGGAGACGCAGAACGGCAAGGTCCGCCTGGCCCTCGGAGAGGACCTCCCTGACCCCAAGCACCCCAAGATCTTGCAGCTCAAGTCAGACTCGGAGTCCATCAGCTCTGTCTTTTCAGACACCCCCATTGTGTCAtag